In a single window of the Necator americanus strain Aroian chromosome X, whole genome shotgun sequence genome:
- a CDS encoding hypothetical protein (NECATOR_CHRX.G25880.T1) produces the protein MSRRSGGGGGGRGGEGGRGRGGGVCSALLWEELLRTMVQLMQPTAIVVTTRENVGSERMPHVNTVLVSCVFVFIRGALRNSTPIGNASPYPLASRSTPALLSVGLATVSNPCSLPVSFRSKAGGMPQQEENRNTGSDGVCHNKVVATDMRVRHQTQPRDITPRSLPVPISGSSSNGFYVGTVRDPRRYSLGAMIRANEKKAFAPRPRRRVTSSSISSSSDKGLKEECEELEKENCCDREFTTFFFDEEMHLLANEIAKSDRRYSLMSFEKLGTPIMEDEPIRNYEDLVPGRHRRSGNERVHPNNLYTAFSRSKRKLERDMPAWIDMDPSGKNDELKYWQDRINNVYQNVSKPFLHRDRAFRSPTVSVEGFQSEPELDSAGSAPSQGLCEISSEIFGFSDADSDVD, from the exons ATGAGCAGGAGGagcggaggaggaggaggaggaagaggaggagaaggaggacgAGGACGAGGTGGAGGTGTCTGCTCGGCTCTGCTCTGGGAGGAGCTGCTCCGAACGATGGTGCAACTTATGCAACCGACAGCAATAGTGGTTACGACGCGTGAAAACGTCGGCTCGGAGAGAATGCCGCATGTCAACACTGTATTGGTGTCATGCGTGTTTGTCTTCATACGCGGAGCGCTCCGAAACTCTACACCCATTGGAAATGCATCTCCCTACCCCTTGGCTTCCCGTTCCACACCCGCTCTCCTCAGCGTCGGCCTTGCCACCGTCTCCAATCCTTGTTCGCT GCCGGTCTCTTTCCGCAGCAAGGCTGGCGGCATGCCGCAACAAGAGGAGAACCG AAATACGGGTAGCGACGGCGTGTGCCACAACAAGGTCGTCGCCACGGATATGCGGGTCCGCCATCAAACGCAACCACGCGACATAACACCG CGTTCTCTTCCCGTTCCGATCAGCGGCTCGTCCTCCAACGGGTTTTACGTGGGCACCGTTCGGGATCCTAG GCGTTATAGTCTGGGTGCGATGATCAGagcgaatgagaaaaaagccTTTGCCCCACGGCCGCGAAGGAG ggTCACCTCATCGTCAATATCAAGTTCATCTGACAAAGGGCTCAAAGAAGAATGTGAAGAACTGGAGAAGGAAAATTGCTGCGATAGAGAAT ttaCGACCTTCTTTTTTGATGAGGAAATGCATTTGCTAGCGAACGAGATAGCCAAATCTGATCGCCGTTACAGCTTGATGTCGTTCGAGAAGTTGGGCACACCAA TCATGGAGGATGAGCCTATTCGCAACTATGAAGATCTCGTTCCTGGCAGACATCGTAGAAGCGGCAATGAACGTGTACATCCGAATA ACTTGTACACTGCATTTTCGCgttcaaaaagaaagctgGAAAGAGACATGCCAGCATGGATCGACATGGACCCATCGGGGAAGAATGATGAACTCAAGTACTGGCAGGATCGAATAAATAATGTCTACCAAAACGTCTCCAAGCCTTTTTTG CATCGAGATCGTGCCTTTCGCAGTCCAACTGTGAGTGTTGAGGGATTCCAATCGGAACCTGAACTCGATTCTGCTGGCAGTGCACCGTCGCAAGGGCTGTGTGAGATAAGCAGCGAAATTTTCGGCTTTTCTGATGCCGATTCCGATGTTGACTAA